Within Fusobacterium gonidiaformans ATCC 25563, the genomic segment AGTATACTTAATAGAAGGATATGCTGATGTACTCTGTTCTGCAATTGAGTGTAAATAACTTGTAATTTTATCTTGTGTTAAAAAATAGTAGATAAAATCAGCATCAGCTTTTAATGGATCAATTTCTAACACTACAAAACCTGTAGAAACCAAAAAATTTGGAAGAATATTTTTTATAATACCAAAATGTTTTTGAGATGGTCTCACCGTCGAATAAATAATATTATTATACCTAACTTTTCTTTTAGCTCTACTTGGTAATTTTTCCACTCTCAAATTGATATGTTGTATCTCATTAATATGATTCATAGTAATGTTCCCAGTATCTAGATAATTTATATATTCCCAGTTATCTTCTTTTAAATTATATGAGTATAAATTACTTCTAGCTATTTTTTTCAATTTAATTTTATTCATTCTTATATTCCCTACCCTATAAACTTTTTATGTGCTAATTTTACATTACTCTGTTTTACCATTGCATACTGCAATGTAGTGTCTATTCTTCTATGCCCTAATAACTTTTGTAACTGCTCTATCGGCATTCCTTTATCAATAGCAATGGTTGCTAATGTTCTTCTAAATTTATGTGGATGAACTTTATTAATTTCAAGTTCTTTCCCAATTTTTCGAAGCCTCACTTCTATTCCCCCGATTGTAAGTCGATTATAGGGTTTTCTTAATGCTACAAACAAAGCTGGATTGCTATCAACTCTTGTATTTAAATAATTTTGCAAATGAATTTTGGTTCTTGCATCGAAATACACTACTCGTTCTTTATCTCCCTTTCCAAAAACAATACATTCTCTTTCTCCAAATTTAATATCTTGACGATTTAAAAGAACTAATTCTCCTACCCTCATTCCAGTAGAAGCTAAAATATCAATTAATGCTAAATCTCTTATTTCATGGCAGCTATCCCTCATTCTTTCCAATTCTTCATCAGAATAAGTATCTTTAATACTTGAAATCGTCTTAACTTTGTGAATTCTTCTTACAGGACTTTTTAAGATATAGTCCTCATCTTCCAGCCATGAAAAAAAACTTGATAAAATTCTACGAATATTATCAATAGTCACACGACTGGATTGTTTCTCAGATTGATATTCCGTTAGATAAGAACGTAAGTCGTCTGTCACAATGTACTTAATCTCTTTTCCAATTGAGTTTAACATTCTTTCAATTGTTTTTTGATAATAAGAAAGACTTTTTTCAGAACAACCTTCCACTCTTTTAGCAGATAAAAAAGTATTTAGTAGCCTTTCATTCGTCCAGATGTCTTCTTCCATAGAATCATTTTTTTCGATTTTATATGAAAACAATTCATACTCAAGTATATCTTGCAATCTTGACATTTGAGCATTATTCAACATTGTTTGCATTTGTTGTAATACAGCAGTTATAATTTTCTCTTTCATTCTTTATTCTCCTTTTTTTATCAGAGAACAAAAATCAGTAGCGGTTCCTTTCGATTTTCTCTTGCTACTGCAAAGAGCTTTTTTTATTATTTAGTTTCTTCCTCTAATAATAGAAATTCATCAAAATCACTCTTGTATAATCTATCTTGAATAATACGATATTTTTCAAATTCTGTTTCTGCATGAAGTTTTGCTTGTTCAGAACTAATTTTTCCTGCTCCGATTAATAATTCATTCCCATTAAATTCCAAAAATCCATCCAGTCTTTTTGACCAATCTTCCATACTCATTGGAATTTTTCGCTCTGCTTGCAATTCAGCATAGTCTAAATACATCGAAACAATTCTTTCTAAGTATTTCATTTCCTGATCATTCAAATAATTTTTAGCAATATTTACATCTGCTTTGATAATTTTTCCATTAGGAGCATTCTCCCAAGTTGTCAATCCCATATTCTTTTTGTTCGCATTAGCTCTTTCAAAAATAAGTTCGGATGCTGTATGTCTGTGTACTGCAAAATGTAATTTATTCTGTACCGTTTGAAAAAAAAGTTTTGTTGTTTTAGAATTTTTATCATAGTCAAAAGCTGTTACATACAAGTCTGTAATTTTTTGATAAAATTTTCTTTCAGATAAACGAATTTCACGAATATATTGTAGTTGTCGTTCAAAATATTCATCTGTAAACATATGACCTTTTTTCAAACGTTCTTTATCCATTGTCCAACCTTGAATTGTATAATCCTTAACAATTTGACCGGACCATTTACGAAATTGTACTGCTCTTTGATTATTCACTTTAAATCCTACAGCAATAATTAGTTGTAGATTATAATGCTTAGTATTATATGTTTTCCCATCTTCTGCAGTTATTCGAAATTTTCGAATAACTGATTCTTCCAGTAATTCATTATCTTGAAAAATTTTTTTTATATGATAATTTACTGTATTTACTTCAACGTCATACAATTGTGCCATCATTTTTTGGCTTAACCAAATATTCTCATCTTCATATCGAATTTCAAAACTGTCCTGACTATTTCCTGTAGAAGCAACAAAAGTTAAATATTCTGCTGTAGAAGAATGTATTGTTATTTCATTTTTTTTCTTCAATGAAGACCTCCTTATTTATTTTTATTCTGTTAAACGATAATTTAGAGCAACAGGCTCAGGCAATTTTTAAATCGTGGTTTGTAGATTTTGAACCTTTTTATGGGAAAAAACCACTTGCTTGGAAAGCAACAACTCTTGGAAATGTAACTACAAATATCAGAAAAAATATTGGAGATAAAGTTTACCCTGTATTTTCAGCAGTTAATTCTGGAAATTTGATATTTTCAGATGATTATTTCACAAAACAAGTCTACAGCAAAAAATTAAATAAATACATAGAAGTTGATACTTGGAATTTTGCATATAACCCAGCAAGAATTAATATTGGTTCAATTGGAATAAACGAGCATAATATAATAGGGTGTGTAAGTCCCGTTTATGTGGTTTTTTCTGTTCAAAAAGAATATCATAGTTTTTTTAGATTTTATTTTAAACAAAATTTTTTTAATCTCCACTGTAAAACAAAAGCATCAGGTTCAGTTAGACAGACTTTAAGTTACAAGGATTTTTCATTAATTGATGTTGTATATCCTAATAATGAATATGCACTAAAATTTGATACTCTATGGAAAAGCTTTTATCAAAAAATACTGAGACTTAAAGCTGAAAATAAATATCTATCTGAACTTAGAGATTCCTTATTGCCTAAACTTATGTCAGGAGAGCTTGATGTCTCCGCCATCGACCTCTAAGCCGCTAAATTATCGTTTATCTCAGTATTAACTCTGATTTTCTCATCAATGTCTCCGAGAAGGCTTGCCACCTTTTTTTGTGTATCTATATTAAAATCTAGAACTTCATATTCCATCAGTGCTTTTTTATCTCCTCGTGGCATTTTTGTACCTTTTGAAGTTGCCATCGAAAAATCAAAGAATTTATCGTCGGCAAGAACATAGTACAAAAAGCCTGGCTCTACTCCTTCATTTGCTCGAAAAACAAGCACATCATTAGAGCATCCGCCATTCTGATCAGCAAACCATATCTTCTTAAAATACGGTCTGATATTTGAAACAAGTACATCATCCTTCTCATATATCTGAGTCTGCAGCGTTGTAGGAAGTGATGCAGCTTCAGTCACTCCCCCCTTATCCGGAAGCATATTTTCTGTTGAGATATAGGTTGAATTATCGAGTTCTGATACATCAACCTTTCCTTTAACATAATGACAAATATCTGAAAGCCTATATTTCATATCCTATAGCCCCCAACTTCTTACGAATCTCGTCCTCAAGTTCATGAGATTTCTCAAACATATCCGAAAGCTCTGAGGTCAGTCTTGTCATCTTTTCTTCAAATGGCTCTCCATCATCCTCAGGATCTGCTATTCCCACATATCTTCCCGGAGTTAAAATATAATCTTGCTTTCTAATTTCCTCTGTTTCCACAACTGCACAAAATCCTTTTTCATCTTCCAAAATTCCTTCTTGAAAATGAGTAAATGTATTTGCTAATTTTTGAATATCTTCTTCTGTGAAATCCCTATGTTTCCTATCCACCATGAATCCCATATTCCTAGCATCAATGAATAAAGTTTTTCCCTTTTGTTTTTTATTTTTACTAATAAACCAAAGAGTTACCGGAATGGTAACACTATAAAATAATTGTGTGGGCATTGCTACAATTCCTTCTATTAAATCATCCTCTATGATAGCCTTTCTTATATTTCCTTCTCCTGAAGTTTGCGTAGAAAGTGCTCCATTAGCAAGAACTAATCCAATTTTTCCGTTCGGAGCTAAATGATGTACCATATGTTGTATCCAAGCATAGTTTGCATTTCCGGCAGGAGGCAATCCATATTTCCAACGTACATCATCTTGAAGTTTGTCTTGTCCCCAATTAGAAAGATTGAAAGGGGGATTTGCCATAATAAAATCAGCTTTCAATGTAGAATGTAAATCATTAAAAAAAGTATCTGCCTGATAAGGTCCAAAATTGGCATCAATTCCACGAATTGCCATATTCATTTTCGCCATTTTCCAAGTATCTGCATTAGATTCTTGTCCAAATACTGAAATGTGATTTCTATTTCCACTATGTGCTTGTAAAAATTTAACAGACTGTACAAACATTCCTCCTGAACCACAACATGGGTCATATACCCGGCAATTGTCAAATGGTTTTAAAATTTCTACAATGGTTTTTACAATACTGGAAGGAGTATAAAATTCTCCTCCTTTTGTTCCTTCATAAGCAGCAAATTGAGCAATACAATATTCATAGGTTCTTCCTAATAAATCTTTACTTTCTTCTGTATCTTCCATATTAATATTATTTGTGAATAAGTCTACAACTTCTCCTAACACTCGTTTATCCAAATCGGGACTTGCATAGATTTTAGGTAACACATTTTTC encodes:
- a CDS encoding virulence RhuM family protein, with translation MKKKNEITIHSSTAEYLTFVASTGNSQDSFEIRYEDENIWLSQKMMAQLYDVEVNTVNYHIKKIFQDNELLEESVIRKFRITAEDGKTYNTKHYNLQLIIAVGFKVNNQRAVQFRKWSGQIVKDYTIQGWTMDKERLKKGHMFTDEYFERQLQYIREIRLSERKFYQKITDLYVTAFDYDKNSKTTKLFFQTVQNKLHFAVHRHTASELIFERANANKKNMGLTTWENAPNGKIIKADVNIAKNYLNDQEMKYLERIVSMYLDYAELQAERKIPMSMEDWSKRLDGFLEFNGNELLIGAGKISSEQAKLHAETEFEKYRIIQDRLYKSDFDEFLLLEEETK
- a CDS encoding restriction endonuclease subunit S — translated: MLFHFFSSMKTSLFIFILLNDNLEQQAQAIFKSWFVDFEPFYGKKPLAWKATTLGNVTTNIRKNIGDKVYPVFSAVNSGNLIFSDDYFTKQVYSKKLNKYIEVDTWNFAYNPARINIGSIGINEHNIIGCVSPVYVVFSVQKEYHSFFRFYFKQNFFNLHCKTKASGSVRQTLSYKDFSLIDVVYPNNEYALKFDTLWKSFYQKILRLKAENKYLSELRDSLLPKLMSGELDVSAIDL
- a CDS encoding restriction endonuclease subunit S is translated as MKYRLSDICHYVKGKVDVSELDNSTYISTENMLPDKGGVTEAASLPTTLQTQIYEKDDVLVSNIRPYFKKIWFADQNGGCSNDVLVFRANEGVEPGFLYYVLADDKFFDFSMATSKGTKMPRGDKKALMEYEVLDFNIDTQKKVASLLGDIDEKIRVNTEINDNLAA
- a CDS encoding type I restriction-modification system subunit M; its protein translation is MAKKSNVKIGFEKEIWDAACVLWGHIPAADYRKVIVGLIFLRYISSSFEKKYKELLEEGYGFEDDRDAYMEDNIFFVPKEARWSTISAATHTAEIGMVIDNAMRAIEAENKTLKNVLPKIYASPDLDKRVLGEVVDLFTNNINMEDTEESKDLLGRTYEYCIAQFAAYEGTKGGEFYTPSSIVKTIVEILKPFDNCRVYDPCCGSGGMFVQSVKFLQAHSGNRNHISVFGQESNADTWKMAKMNMAIRGIDANFGPYQADTFFNDLHSTLKADFIMANPPFNLSNWGQDKLQDDVRWKYGLPPAGNANYAWIQHMVHHLAPNGKIGLVLANGALSTQTSGEGNIRKAIIEDDLIEGIVAMPTQLFYSVTIPVTLWFISKNKKQKGKTLFIDARNMGFMVDRKHRDFTEEDIQKLANTFTHFQEGILEDEKGFCAVVETEEIRKQDYILTPGRYVGIADPEDDGEPFEEKMTRLTSELSDMFEKSHELEDEIRKKLGAIGYEI
- the xerA gene encoding site-specific tyrosine recombinase/integron integrase, translating into MKEKIITAVLQQMQTMLNNAQMSRLQDILEYELFSYKIEKNDSMEEDIWTNERLLNTFLSAKRVEGCSEKSLSYYQKTIERMLNSIGKEIKYIVTDDLRSYLTEYQSEKQSSRVTIDNIRRILSSFFSWLEDEDYILKSPVRRIHKVKTISSIKDTYSDEELERMRDSCHEIRDLALIDILASTGMRVGELVLLNRQDIKFGERECIVFGKGDKERVVYFDARTKIHLQNYLNTRVDSNPALFVALRKPYNRLTIGGIEVRLRKIGKELEINKVHPHKFRRTLATIAIDKGMPIEQLQKLLGHRRIDTTLQYAMVKQSNVKLAHKKFIG